The Synechocystis sp. PCC 7509 genome includes a window with the following:
- a CDS encoding DUF1818 family protein: protein MERVLKTGNGWRIGWNPQSIEFTGLVGTNDWAIELTEAELQDFCRLLVQLAETMSQLSSELMDEEKITCEAESSLIWLEVAGYAQCYSLRFILLTGRCAEGCWNESAVGGLLQGAQTLQVF, encoded by the coding sequence ATGGAGCGCGTACTTAAAACCGGAAATGGTTGGCGGATTGGTTGGAATCCTCAATCCATAGAGTTTACAGGGTTAGTAGGTACAAATGATTGGGCTATTGAACTTACAGAAGCAGAATTGCAGGATTTTTGCCGCTTGTTAGTGCAACTAGCCGAAACTATGAGCCAGCTAAGTAGCGAACTCATGGATGAAGAAAAAATTACTTGTGAAGCTGAGAGTAGTTTAATTTGGCTGGAAGTGGCTGGTTATGCTCAATGCTACAGTTTACGCTTTATTCTGTTAACTGGGCGTTGCGCTGAAGGTTGTTGGAATGAATCCGCCGTTGGGGGGTTGTTGCAAGGAGCGCAGACTTTGCAAGTTTTTTAG